TGAGTACATGTGCTTCCCTCCAATTGGTCAAAATAGATTGAAAGATTTTCAGTCCATCTGTAGAACCTAGTAATGCTTCTACCGCTCGTTCCGGGTGTGGCATCATCCCAAGGACATTTCCTTGTTCATTACAAATCCCTGCTATATCATGGACCGAACCATTCGGATTGGATGGGTACGTAAAGACGATTTGATCATGCTCCACAAGCGATTGATAGGTAGCATCATCGCAGTAGTAATTGCCATCTCCATGAGCAATCGGTAGAATAATATCTTCCTTCTGATCGAACGCATTCGTAAATAGCGTGTCATTCTGTTCCACACGGACCGGGATGTTTCGACAGATAAACGAGAGGTTCTCATTTGCAAGCATCGCACCTGGTAACAACCCAGCTTCTAATAGGATTTGAAACCCATTGCAAACACCTAGTACTGGTTTTCCTTTTCCCGCTTCCTCCTTTACAGCTCTCATGATAGGAGAGGTAGAGCTCATAGCACCGGACCGTAGATAATCTCCATAAGAGAAACCACCTGGAAGTAGAATGGCATCATAGGAAGACAAATCGGATTCGGAATGCCATACGAAATGAGCTTCTTCCTGCAACGCATCCGTAATTGCGTACAACATATCACGGTCACAATTGGACCCTGGAAAAACGATGACAGCGAATTTCACTAGCGAACAGCCTCCTCGATTTCGTATTGATACTCTTCAATGACTGGATTAGCTAACAGTTCATCACACATTTTGTTGATCCGCTCCTCTAGCTGTTCATGCTGTTCGACAAATAACTCAATATATTTCCCAACCCGTACTTCTTCTACTTCTTGATAGGATAAAGATCTAAGAGACTGTTGAATCGCCTTCCCTTGTGGGTCTAATACCCCTTCTTTTAACGTTACATATACCTTCACTTTATACATGTACATTCTCCTCCATTCGTTTCCAGATCGTGTCATAGATTTCAACTAAATCTTCGATATCATTTCGGAAAACATCCTTATCCATCTTGCGATCAGTCTCTTCCTCCCATAACCTGCACGTATCAGGAGAGATTTCATCTGACAACACAATACTGCCATCATGTAAACGTCCAAATTCTAGCTTGAAATCTACTAGCTTCACACCTATTTTGTCGTACATCGCTTGTAAATGGTTGTTGATGTTTCTAGCTTGTTCCTTGATAAACTCCAGTTCTCCCTCGCTGATTCCAGTTATATGTTTGGCATGATCATCATTCATTAGAGGATCATTGAGGGCATCCTCTTTGTAATAAAGCTCCACAAGAGGCTCCTGGAAAACCTCTCCTTCTGTGATACCCAGGCGTTTTGTCAGGCTACCTGTAGCTATGTTTCGAACCACTACTTCAATTGGGATAATACGAGTTTGATAGACGAGCTGCTCTGTATCCGATAAGGCTTGAATAAAATGAGAAGCTATCCCTTTTTCATGTAGATATTGAAAAATATGAGAGGATATCAGATTGTTTAATCGACCCTTGCCTCGAAAAATCTTATGCTTCTCTCCATTAAAGGCTGTCGCATCATCTTTATACTCCAGAATCAGCTGAAATTCTTCCCCTAAAACCGAATAAACCTTCTTTGCTTTCCCTTCGTATAACAACGCACTCTTCATGCCTTACCCTCCTCTATTACTAGTGTGCTGAACAAGTTGCAGCAATGCATCTACATCCGTTCCTACCACGGTCGTATGACCTAGCTTTCTTTTTGGCTTCACACCATCTTTACCATATAAATGAACATGCTTTCCTTTAAAAGCTGTACCGTCTTCCAAGTAAGGTTCGATTTCATGACCCAGGATGTTCGTCATCACCGCTGCATAAGGGGCTTGAACATCTAGAAGTGGTAATCCACAAATGGCTCGAACATGCTGACCAAATTGAGAAACATTACAAGCTTCTATCGTGTAATGACCTGAGTTATGAGGTCTAGGGGCCATTTCATTTACATACACCTCATCCCCTACAACAAACATCTCAAAAGCAAACGTGCCTAAAAATTGCAATCGATCTGCAATAGACTGTGCTGCTTCCTTGGCTTGATCAATGATAGGTGCACTCACTCGTGCAGGCGCAATGCTTTGACGCAGGATGTGATCTTCATGGATGTTTTCCGGGACCGGAAACATCGTAAGGTCTCCATCGATGCCTCTTGTCATGACTACGGAAATCTCCATATCAAATGGAAGCCAAGCTTCTACTACGCAAGGTGGATTGTTACGGAGAATGTCTTCCGCTTCCTGAAGATCCTCCACTGATTCAAGCTTCTGCTGGCCTTTTCCGTCATACCCACCTCGCGTTGTTTTGATAACGCATGGATATCCAAGTTGTGTAACAGCTTCATGCAATTCAGGTACAGTTTCTACTAAACGATATGGAGCCACAGCAACACCCGCTTCTGTTAACAAGAGCTTTTCATTACCACGGTCCTGCGTAACCTTTAATGCATATGATCCTTGCGGGAGTTTAGCGCGTTTTTCTAGTTCATTGGCAAGCTCTAAATCTACATTTTCAAATTCATAGGTAATGACGTCCGCAATATCCGTTAAGCGAATAGCCGCTTCCACATCATCTAACGCAGCTTGGATATGCTCATCTGCCACTTGTGCGCATGGAGCATTAGGAGATGGGTCCAATACAGCAATGCGATAGCCCATTTGCTTGGCTTCCATCGCCATCATTTTTCCTAGCTGACCACCACCTAAGATCCCAATCGTTTTCCCTGGAAAAAGACTATGACTCATGTAATTGCCCCCTCATCCCTTCAACATGATTCTTCAATTCTTGTTTATAGACTGCTAATTTTTCAGCAATTTCATTATCAAATGCCCCTATCATCTCAGCAGCTAAAATCCCTGCATTCTTAGCACCAGAAGCCCCGATTGCTACCGTAGCTACTGGAACTCCTCCAGGCATTTGTACAATGGATAATAGCGAATCATATCCATCTAACTTAGAGGAAACTGGCACGCCAATCACTGGTAACGTTGTTTTCGATGCGAGCATCCCCGGTAAGTGAGCCGCTCCGCCTGCACCAGCGATAATAACCTTCAAACCTTTTTCCCGTGCAGATTCTGCGAATTGAAACATATCGTCTGGGGTTCGATGAGCAGATAGAATCTCTTTTTCATACTCGATTCCAAAGTGATCCAACATGTCACATGTAGACTTCATTGTTTCCCAATCTGACAAGCTTCCCATCACTACTCCAACCATTGCCATACCTCATCACCTCACCAATTATTTTGAAAAACTTCCTATTATATAGAAGAAAAGCGCAAGCGCCCTGATAGCGACGTAAAAACTGCTGCCCACAGGATGTGGGTTGGTTCGATGTTGCTGCACGATGCAGCGAACTTAATCGAACTTCCTTGAGATAAAGGAAACACGGAGAGCGGTAGCGATCCGATGTTGACTTATCGTAAGGAGGAGCAGGAAGTTTGCTAGGCGCTGGAGTTAGACACATAAGCGCCAGAACTTATCCTCTTACTTTGTAAATAAAAAAGCGCCTATACCTTGCTCTCACTAAGAGAGAAGATATAGGCGCATCCCGTAAAAGGTCTCCCCCTACCTATTAAAAGATAGAGGTCCCCTGACTATGTGCACATCATCTTCCCTCATAGTCCAACGATTTACGGTCGTCAGGTAGAGACTTACGGGCCATATCCCCGAGATTATATGAGGTCGCTATTTAAAAATGTCTACTTCCATCGTAACAGTAATCACAAAAACAAGTCAACTTGAATTCGAACATTACTTGATCAGATAAACGGAATCGTTCGTGTATTACAATATTCGACATTTTGCCTACTATAGAGGGATTTTTTGCTGAAAACACTTATTTATTGACGAATTTTTAAAAAGTGTTAAACTTATATCCGGTATGAAACGTATATACAGTTTAAACTTAACAAAAAGTCAAAATAGACTAGAAAGGGGATATCATGAATAAGGTTACATCAGTATTCTGGATATCAATTGCTCTAGCCGCCATATTTGTGTTATGGGGTGTTGTTGCTCCAGAAAATTTAGCAACATACTCGGGGAATTTACAAGGGTTTCTTACTGAGAAATTCGGATGGTTCTATCTACTAACGATTGCCATCTTTGTTATCTTTTCCATCTATTTAATCTTCAGTCCATATGGAAAAATGAAATTGGGCCAACCAGACGAAAAGCCTGAATATAATAAGATTACATGGTTCGCTATGCTATTTAGTGCAGGTATGGGAATTGGACTTGTATTCTGGGGTTCTGCTGAACCACTTGCTCACTTCGCTACGCCTCCAACAGGAGATCCGGAGACAAAGGAAGCAGCAAAGGAAGCAATGCGTTATGCTTTCTTCCACTGGGGTATTCACGTTTGGGCGATTTACACCGTCATTGCCCTTGCCATTGCCTACTTCAAATTCCGCCGACAAGCACCAGGTGTTATTAGTGCAACATTCCAACCACTACTTGGTGATAAAATTAATGGTGGATTTGGTAAAACAATCGATGTTATTGCGGTATTTGCTACCATCTTTGGTGTTGCAACGTCATTAGGACTTGGCGCGCAACAAATCAGTGGTGGAATAAGTTTCATTAGTCCAATTGAAAACAACTTTACGACACAATTTGTCATCATTATTGCCGTTACGATTCTATTCATGCTTTCAGCATGGAGTGGAATAGGTAAAGGTATTAAATACTTGAGTAATGCCAACATTGTGCTGGCTGGTACTCTTATCATTCTTACGTTAATCCTAGGACCAACTGTCTTTATCATGAACATGTTCTCAAGTACGTTTGGTTCTTATATACAAAATCTCCCAATGATGACCTTCCAAATGGCACCATTAAGTTCGGACCATAACGACTGGATTCAAAATTGGACCGTATTCTACTGGGCTTGGTTTACTGCATGGTCACCATTCGTTGGTACATTCATTGCACGTGTTTCGAAAGGACGTACCATCCGTGAGTTCGTACTAGGCGTTCTTATTATACCAAGCTTATTCAGTGCATTCTGGTTTGCTGTATTCGGCGGTACAAGCTTAAAGCAAGAGCTATCCGGGCAAAACACAGGACTGACTGATCTTGCACCTGAACAGGCCCTCTTCGGAACATTAGGAGGACTACCAATGGGCATTATCATTACCGTTGTTGCAATCCTTCTTATCAGCACATTCTTCATCACATCGGCTGACTCTGCAACATTCGTTCTAGGAATGCAAACAACAAACGGCAGCCTTAACCCACCAAACGTGGTGAAGCTAAGCTGGGGAATTATTCAAGCTTCTATTGCGGCAGTGCTATTGCAATCAGGAGGTTTAGGGGCTCTACAAACCTCTGCTATCGTATCCGCCTTCCCGTTCTCGATCATACTCCTCTTCATGATTTGGTCACTGATCAAGGCATTGCAAGAGGATGGCAAGCATTTGAAAAAGCAACAATCGAGCTCAAGCAGTCAAGATTACTCAGCATAAATGATTTAGACACTAATTATACGTTTAAAGGAGCGACCTATGAACTATTCATAGGTCGCTTTTTATGTTCTTTTTTTCCACAGTTAGAAACACCCATTTCATGTTTATTTCATATACTATTCCAACTCTTTCTATTCTTTTAACATATAAAGACCATCTATTAGTCTGTTCTATCGTCTATGATTATTTCATATAGTAAAATACCCCAATCTTTACATAAATAAGATTTTCCTCTTTTATCAGGTCTGAATAACGAAGTGGGGTGAATACATGAAAGCCTTTCTAGCACTATTCTTGGTTCTACAGAGTTTAATTGCTTTTATCATCCTTTATGACTTCGATACAGAAGATACTATTGTAGCGATACTAGATTCAGGCATCTATAAATCCCATCCGTTATTTGAAGATCGAATACTTAAGGGATATGATTTAGTCAATTGGGATTTTGCTCCTGACGATGAACTTGGTCATGGCACTCAGGTGGCAGGGATTATTATGGATTTAAACTCGGACTCCAATATAAAGTTACTGCCCATTAAAAAACTTGGCTATCCCGCTAATACTCCGCTATCGATTTTATTAGCTATTGTGAGCGGGGCTGATGTAGTCAATATGAGTTTCCATCAACCTTATAACCCCATTACGGAACAACTTCTTCGTTTTGGAACGCACAAAGGTGTATTGTTCATTGCATCTTCAGGTAATGAAGGGAAAGATATGCTAACCTACCCTGCTAAATATGATACCGTTATCCCAGTAGCAGCTACAGATTATGGAAATTCGGTCTTATCCGGAAATTATGGTGAGGGTGTCACTTATATTTCACCAGGTATTGATGTTTTAAGTGCTGGGTTAGGAGGAAACTTTACAACCGTAAGTGGAACGAGCATGGCAAGCGCCTATGCAACGGGCGTATTTGCTTACGTGAAAGACCTGCACCCTGAAGCAACAAACGAAGAACTTATTCAATATGTAAATCAATACGCACGGTCCATCGTCTATACGAAAAGCGATAAGCAAATTGAACTGAAAACATTAGATATACAAAAATTCAAAGCTATCGCGAGCGAACAGAGCTATTTATGGATGTCGGCCCTGGAATGGAAGCAACATAATGCCTCAACCCCAAGTATAAAAATAGATTCCTTCAACGTTGAAAAAGTATATATCCATGACAATGGAAGCTTTTACAAAACGTATCCAGGTGATACGGATTCTGTGATGCTACCCGCTAAAGATGGGGAACATGAAGTTCGTATCCATTTTCATAATGGGGAGCGATGGCAGGACCATCATTTATCCTATGAGATTGATACGACTTCCCCTATCATAGAAACCAATAATCAAATACATGCAAGTACCACTAACCTTCACATCCGTGTTACGGACCCGAACCTCGGTTATGTGCTCATAAATGGAGAAAAGCCTAGCTATTTAACTGGAGCATCTTTTTCTACTGGAAACACGAGAGATTTTTCTCTATTCTCCAATACGAAGCCAGTCGTAATCGAAGCATACGACACGTTTGGAAATAGTAGAATTGAAGTCTTCTACTCTCCTGAAATGACAACTCCTCACAAACAGCAATAATCCTAGCCACAGGTGGCTAGGATTATTGTAGCTACTTATCTTTATGTTTGCGGCAGGTCGATCCTATTTTTGAAAAGTAGCTCCTATTTTGAATTCCCGCTCCTATTTTCGAAAAGTCACTCCTATTTCAAAAAACTCGCTCCATATCTCGAAATCTCGCCCCAACCCACCAATTCTCCCCCATACAAAAAAGCACCATACGAAATTTCGTATAGTGCTTCTCCAAGTTTACGCCAACCCAATACGTTCAAATACGCGTTCTACATTTTGTAGATGATGGGTATGGTCAAAACTAGATTCTATTTGCTCTTCACTGAGCGTTTGTTGGATTGTTTCATCTTGTTCTACTAATGTTCTAAAGGAAATGCCTTGTTCCCATGCCTCCATTGCTTTTGGCTGGACTAAATCATACGCTTCTTCTCTTGTCATCCCTTCATCAATTAAGGTTAACAGGACACGCTGAGAGAAAATCAACCCGTATGTCTTGTCCATGTTCTGCCGCATGTTTCCTTCGTACACCGTTAAGTTGTCGACGATTTTACTGAAGCGGTGAAGCATATAATCAAGGGCAATGGTAGCGTCAGGTAAAATCACACGCTCAGCAGATGAATGAGAAATATCGCGCTCATGCCATAATGCTACATTTTCGTACGCCGTCACCATATGTCCGCGAATAACACGCGCCATGCCTGTCATATTCTCTGACCCGATTGGATTTCGTTTATGCGGCATAGCGGAAGACCCCTTTTGCCCTTTCGCAAAGAACTCCTCAACTTCTCTCGTTTCGGTTTTTTGTAACCCACGAATTTCAACTGCAAACTTCTCAATGGAAGTGGCAATTAAGGAAAGTGTAGATACATAGTGAGCATGTCGATCACGCTGTAATGTTTGCGTAGATACTGGAGCTGGTGTTAACCCTAGCTTGTTACAAACGTAATCCTCTACAAATGGATCGATATTTGCATATGTCCCCACTGCACCAGACAGCTTACCAAACTCAATTTGGTGAGCAGCCATTTCAAATCGTTCTAAATTCCGCTTCATCTCTTCATACCAAAGAGCAAGCTTCAGGCCAAAGGTGGTCGGCTCCGCGTGAACACCATGTGTACGCCCCATCATAACAGTGAATTTATGTTCTTTTGCCTTTTCAGCCAACACATCAATGAACGCATGTAATCCTTTACGAATATGCTCATTCGTCTGCTTCAAAAGATACGAAAGAGCCGTATCGACGACATCTGTTGAGGTCAATCCATAATGCACCCATTTACGCTCTTCACCAAGTGTCTCCGAAACTGCTCTTGTAAATGCTACAACATCATGTCGTGTTTCTTCTTCGATTTCATGGATTCGATTCATATCAAAGGATGCGTTCTCCCGGATCTTTTCTACATCTTCTTTTGGTATGTACCCAAGCTCACTCCATGCTTCACATGCGAGAATCTCGACCTCTAGCCATGCTTGATACTTATTTTCCTCAGTCCAGATAGCTCCCATTTCGGGTCTCGTATAACGTTCTATCATATAATCCGCCTCCTCTATTGATTGATTTTCCATAAAAAAACCTATTCACTTCTTTTTCAGAGAGAAGTGAATAGGTTTCGTTTCCACAAGCTAACTGCCTCTCTCGTTACACTATTAATACATTAATCGTAACAAGAGGCACATCAAAAATCAATCAAATCACGAACGTTTTATATGAAATAAATTCTATTATTCGCTTTTAACCGCATCGAATACGATTTTTCTTCCTACAGGTTCCACCTTTTTCTCGCCATTTTCTTCTGTTTCCTTGAAAACTGGTTCTTCCACACGCCTAACAGGTTGGTACCCTTCTTGCTTCATTTGATCAAGTACTTCTTCAATGGATTGATCCTCTTCTACTGTGAATCGCTTCTTATTGTTCTTGTTGTTCTTGTTGTTCTTCGGCATCCTTCTTAATACGTCCTTTCCGAACTTGTTTCACCCAGAAACCGCCGCGAATTTGCTTCGGCTCATACGCAACAATAAATGCTTTCTCATCAATTGTTTTAATGGTTTCATACAGATTCAATTCATATTTTCTAGGGGTTAGAATTTGCATGTTCAAACGGTCGCCTTCCATACCATACGCAAACCAACTTGTTACCCCATACCCTTTATCTCGTAGCATCTTTGTAAATTCGATATCTGGATTGGATGAGATTACATTAACCGTTATGTAACCTAACGCCAATTTCTCTTCTATTTTCATACCTACAATAACACCTAGGCCAAATCCTAATGCATACGCAACTACGTTCTGGACTTGATCAAGGTTCTCCAATACTAATCCTAGCCCAAGGATATACACCGTAATCTCAAAAACACTAATAAAAGCAGCCCAATATCTCTGACCCTTCAAGGTAAAAATCGTCCGAATCGTTAAAAACGATACGTACACGATGTTAACCACTAAGATAATAAGTACCATAACATAACTATTATCTATTAAATTTTCCAACCTCATCTCCCTTTCTATTAAAACCTTTTATATGTATACCCTGCCTTTCCAGGACATTCACCTAAAATTTCACTGTGCATATACTATATCGCAATCTGTTTCCCTTTCACAATAACATTTACAGATTTATGAGGAGGTTCATAATATGGATCCGTTTCAAAATATGCAGGATTGGCGTAAAAATTTGGATCAATTTTTTGGGAATGACTTCTGGGGTGAATTTGAAGGCATCCTAAAACCACAATTACCACAAGTCAATGTGTACAAATCTGAAAACGAAATTCTTTGTTATGTGAATGTTCCAGGTTTAGACGACATTGAAAAAGTTGACGTGTATGTCGACTACACCACCCTTGAACTAACTGGCGTCATTTCCTTACAGTCTCCGCACCAACAATTAGTGCAAGAGGAAATTCTTCAAGGATCTTTTGAACGAAAAATCGAACTACCTTATCCCGTACGCGGAGATAAAATCAACGCCACATATCGCAATGGATTACTCATTATTCAGCTTCATCGCTTAATTCAACAAGAAACAAACAAACAGCGTATCCATATCCGTAATTTGGAGGAATAGCACGTGTCCATACCCTCTCTAGCTTGAGCTAGGGAGGTTTTTATTGGCAAAAACAGATAACTTTTTTCACGTTCTTCGCATCCTAATCCTAACTGATATTCATCCAAGTAAAGACACTCCACTATCATCTAACAATGAACCAATACACACACATAATCCCAAAATCACCAAGGATGTGACTAACTACGGTTCCCACGATCGACCCAGTCCATTCGCGAATATACCCCCACAGCACACCCGCTATAAACACCGGTAAGACAGCCATAATATTTAAAGGATATTCAAACATAGGTAGGACCGAAAGAAAATGGTAAAGCGTGTAGAAAAACGATGTGAACAGGATTGTTTGCCATTCATGACATATTCGGTTCAACCGTTCATGCATAAATCCTCTCCAGTACATCTCCTCCAAGATAGGATTAATCACTAGCAAGACAAGAATTAATCCCATTACCCCTCTACCTGAAAATCCCCATTCCTCTAAGAGGAGATTCAGCTTTTCCATATCAATAAAATAAGGATGGAGCCAATACATACCACCAAAAATGAACACAAAAAACAGCAGTCCCGTTCCAATTCCAATGCCTAAATAAAAAGGGGACCATTTCCATCCTAGAAAAGAGCCTTCCGCTCTTCGTTGAACGAGAGGTATAGCTAGTAACCAGCCATAAAACAGAATAAATGTAAGAACAACATTACTAAATATTTGCAGACCCACAAAGATCATGAAGGCAGGCGCAAGAAAATAAATACTATTCTTCATTTGTATGCCTCCACAAAGGTGTCCAATTCATTCATACTTCTCTCACACCCTTTTAAAACCCTTCAAATATGGAGTGATTTATTTACAGATTGAAGCACTGTTGTATTTACAAGAAGATACTACATTTGAGAAGATCCATGCATAAATCAGCCCTCTCACAAGGTAGTAAACGAGTGGAATGTCCCATCTCCTATCTCTAATCATTCGATATAAAACAAAAGCTCAGGGCGCCCGTTTAGCGACGTATGTGCTGAACTGAGCAGCCTTCAAACGAGATAAGGACGTGGCATACATGCGTTAACCTCTTTCATGTTGAAGTTGTGTATCGAGACGTGAAACCTCAGCTTTATTACGTTTCGTTTCTTGGACAATCATAACAGCAGCTAAAACCATGACGATTCCACCATATTGCCATAAAGTTAGTCTTTCTTGGAAAACCAATAATCCTACTAGTGATGCTACAACTGGTTCAATCGTTGCAATAATGGATGCTCGGCTTGATTCCACGGTGCTGAGCCCTTTTGTATAAAGAAGAAACGGCAAAGTAGTTGATAGTAATCCCAGTCCTACAATATATAGCCAAACTTCAGCGTTTCTAAGTAAAGATAACTCAGACCAAATCCCACTAAAAGGCAACACCGCTATAGTCGCGAATAAGAACGTGTAGAATGTAACAGTTAGAGAATCATATTTTTGTAGAGCAAATTTTCCGAAGATACTATAAAGCGCATAGAAGATTCCTGAACCAATCCCTAATAGAAAGCCATAAACGGAAATCGGTTCAATGGCATTTGGTAATAATCCAATAACAAACGCACATCCCACCACCGTCATCACCAAAGCAATAAGCTTTCGATTCGTTAACCACTCTTTAAACAACAACCTCGAAAAAATAGTCACAAACGCTGGAGCAGTGTACAACAGGATAAATGCGACCGACATCGACGTTTCTCCCATGGCGCTAAATAAGCACCAATTAAAGAAAACGATACTGATTACACCTGTTCCGACAAACAGTTTGCTATCAGAGGGATGGATATGGAGCAACCGACGATCTTTTTTTAAAACATATACAAGTAAAAACACAAGTGAGGAGAGAACACGCATCGCAACCACTTGGAGAGGAGTAAATCCCATTTCATACAGATATGTTACAAATAAACCGATAATGCCCCACAATGTAGCTCCTACTGCAATGGATATGGACGCCGTTTTATGATTCATGTCTCTCTCCCCTTAACACATTAATTTTCTATCGTATAAACGAGTATTTTAGAAGCAACTTCTTTCTCCTCC
Above is a window of Pontibacillus yanchengensis DNA encoding:
- the purQ gene encoding phosphoribosylformylglycinamidine synthase subunit PurQ, yielding MKFAVIVFPGSNCDRDMLYAITDALQEEAHFVWHSESDLSSYDAILLPGGFSYGDYLRSGAMSSTSPIMRAVKEEAGKGKPVLGVCNGFQILLEAGLLPGAMLANENLSFICRNIPVRVEQNDTLFTNAFDQKEDIILPIAHGDGNYYCDDATYQSLVEHDQIVFTYPSNPNGSVHDIAGICNEQGNVLGMMPHPERAVEALLGSTDGLKIFQSILTNWREAHVLNT
- the purS gene encoding phosphoribosylformylglycinamidine synthase subunit PurS, whose product is MYKVKVYVTLKEGVLDPQGKAIQQSLRSLSYQEVEEVRVGKYIELFVEQHEQLEERINKMCDELLANPVIEEYQYEIEEAVR
- the purC gene encoding phosphoribosylaminoimidazolesuccinocarboxamide synthase; this encodes MKSALLYEGKAKKVYSVLGEEFQLILEYKDDATAFNGEKHKIFRGKGRLNNLISSHIFQYLHEKGIASHFIQALSDTEQLVYQTRIIPIEVVVRNIATGSLTKRLGITEGEVFQEPLVELYYKEDALNDPLMNDDHAKHITGISEGELEFIKEQARNINNHLQAMYDKIGVKLVDFKLEFGRLHDGSIVLSDEISPDTCRLWEEETDRKMDKDVFRNDIEDLVEIYDTIWKRMEENVHV
- the purK gene encoding 5-(carboxyamino)imidazole ribonucleotide synthase — encoded protein: MSHSLFPGKTIGILGGGQLGKMMAMEAKQMGYRIAVLDPSPNAPCAQVADEHIQAALDDVEAAIRLTDIADVITYEFENVDLELANELEKRAKLPQGSYALKVTQDRGNEKLLLTEAGVAVAPYRLVETVPELHEAVTQLGYPCVIKTTRGGYDGKGQQKLESVEDLQEAEDILRNNPPCVVEAWLPFDMEISVVMTRGIDGDLTMFPVPENIHEDHILRQSIAPARVSAPIIDQAKEAAQSIADRLQFLGTFAFEMFVVGDEVYVNEMAPRPHNSGHYTIEACNVSQFGQHVRAICGLPLLDVQAPYAAVMTNILGHEIEPYLEDGTAFKGKHVHLYGKDGVKPKRKLGHTTVVGTDVDALLQLVQHTSNRGG
- the purE gene encoding 5-(carboxyamino)imidazole ribonucleotide mutase; this encodes MAMVGVVMGSLSDWETMKSTCDMLDHFGIEYEKEILSAHRTPDDMFQFAESAREKGLKVIIAGAGGAAHLPGMLASKTTLPVIGVPVSSKLDGYDSLLSIVQMPGGVPVATVAIGASGAKNAGILAAEMIGAFDNEIAEKLAVYKQELKNHVEGMRGQLHES
- a CDS encoding glycine betaine uptake BCCT transporter gives rise to the protein MNKVTSVFWISIALAAIFVLWGVVAPENLATYSGNLQGFLTEKFGWFYLLTIAIFVIFSIYLIFSPYGKMKLGQPDEKPEYNKITWFAMLFSAGMGIGLVFWGSAEPLAHFATPPTGDPETKEAAKEAMRYAFFHWGIHVWAIYTVIALAIAYFKFRRQAPGVISATFQPLLGDKINGGFGKTIDVIAVFATIFGVATSLGLGAQQISGGISFISPIENNFTTQFVIIIAVTILFMLSAWSGIGKGIKYLSNANIVLAGTLIILTLILGPTVFIMNMFSSTFGSYIQNLPMMTFQMAPLSSDHNDWIQNWTVFYWAWFTAWSPFVGTFIARVSKGRTIREFVLGVLIIPSLFSAFWFAVFGGTSLKQELSGQNTGLTDLAPEQALFGTLGGLPMGIIITVVAILLISTFFITSADSATFVLGMQTTNGSLNPPNVVKLSWGIIQASIAAVLLQSGGLGALQTSAIVSAFPFSIILLFMIWSLIKALQEDGKHLKKQQSSSSSQDYSA
- a CDS encoding S8 family peptidase, encoding MKAFLALFLVLQSLIAFIILYDFDTEDTIVAILDSGIYKSHPLFEDRILKGYDLVNWDFAPDDELGHGTQVAGIIMDLNSDSNIKLLPIKKLGYPANTPLSILLAIVSGADVVNMSFHQPYNPITEQLLRFGTHKGVLFIASSGNEGKDMLTYPAKYDTVIPVAATDYGNSVLSGNYGEGVTYISPGIDVLSAGLGGNFTTVSGTSMASAYATGVFAYVKDLHPEATNEELIQYVNQYARSIVYTKSDKQIELKTLDIQKFKAIASEQSYLWMSALEWKQHNASTPSIKIDSFNVEKVYIHDNGSFYKTYPGDTDSVMLPAKDGEHEVRIHFHNGERWQDHHLSYEIDTTSPIIETNNQIHASTTNLHIRVTDPNLGYVLINGEKPSYLTGASFSTGNTRDFSLFSNTKPVVIEAYDTFGNSRIEVFYSPEMTTPHKQQ
- the purB gene encoding adenylosuccinate lyase, translating into MIERYTRPEMGAIWTEENKYQAWLEVEILACEAWSELGYIPKEDVEKIRENASFDMNRIHEIEEETRHDVVAFTRAVSETLGEERKWVHYGLTSTDVVDTALSYLLKQTNEHIRKGLHAFIDVLAEKAKEHKFTVMMGRTHGVHAEPTTFGLKLALWYEEMKRNLERFEMAAHQIEFGKLSGAVGTYANIDPFVEDYVCNKLGLTPAPVSTQTLQRDRHAHYVSTLSLIATSIEKFAVEIRGLQKTETREVEEFFAKGQKGSSAMPHKRNPIGSENMTGMARVIRGHMVTAYENVALWHERDISHSSAERVILPDATIALDYMLHRFSKIVDNLTVYEGNMRQNMDKTYGLIFSQRVLLTLIDEGMTREEAYDLVQPKAMEAWEQGISFRTLVEQDETIQQTLSEEQIESSFDHTHHLQNVERVFERIGLA
- a CDS encoding NETI motif-containing protein, which produces MPKNNKNNKNNKKRFTVEEDQSIEEVLDQMKQEGYQPVRRVEEPVFKETEENGEKKVEPVGRKIVFDAVKSE
- a CDS encoding DUF2179 domain-containing protein — encoded protein: MVLIILVVNIVYVSFLTIRTIFTLKGQRYWAAFISVFEITVYILGLGLVLENLDQVQNVVAYALGFGLGVIVGMKIEEKLALGYITVNVISSNPDIEFTKMLRDKGYGVTSWFAYGMEGDRLNMQILTPRKYELNLYETIKTIDEKAFIVAYEPKQIRGGFWVKQVRKGRIKKDAEEQQEQQEQ
- a CDS encoding Hsp20/alpha crystallin family protein, with the protein product MDPFQNMQDWRKNLDQFFGNDFWGEFEGILKPQLPQVNVYKSENEILCYVNVPGLDDIEKVDVYVDYTTLELTGVISLQSPHQQLVQEEILQGSFERKIELPYPVRGDKINATYRNGLLIIQLHRLIQQETNKQRIHIRNLEE